A part of Carettochelys insculpta isolate YL-2023 chromosome 1, ASM3395843v1, whole genome shotgun sequence genomic DNA contains:
- the LOC142001879 gene encoding olfactory receptor 52E8-like, with amino-acid sequence MLCPFRHFYCHHHSKPWKNTENQRNIQYIQETTFRLQTGHRFSYFMADSNTTKFTNPSTFILMGIPGLEAAHIWISIPFFAMFVLIIMGNFTILFIVKRELSLHEPMCYFLCMLAITDLVLCTSTMPTMLSIFWFNSREIDFSACLAQLYFVHSFTAIESGIYVAMGLDRYVAICQPLRHSTILTNRVVAMIGLVAVLRGGMLALPYPLLVRQWPYCKTNIIPYTHCEHMTVAKLSCSDIRISSYYGLFALIFRVGLDVFFISLSYTQILRAIFRLPTKEARLKTFGTCSSHLCLILAFYFPTIFSSIATRFGNNLPIHFHVLIANMYLLVPPMLNPIIYGVRTKQIRDRLLNLFLHKGSKGFSCSSGSQTEACAGVAGDKVLGPLP; translated from the coding sequence ACTGCCACCATCATTCCAAACCCtggaaaaatacagaaaatcaGAGGAACATACAGTACATTCAGGAAACAACATTCCGCCTCCAAACTGGACATCGTTTCTCTTATTTCATGGCAGATTCCAACACAACCAAATtcaccaacccctccaccttcatcctgatgggcattcctggcctggaggcggcccacatctggatttccatccccTTCTTTGCCATGTTTGTACTAATCATCATGGGGAACTTCACCATTCTGTTCATCGTGAAAAGAGAGCTGAGCCTTCATGAGCCCATGtgctatttcctctgcatgctggccatCACCGACCTGGTCCTGTGTACATCTACCATGCCCACaatgctgagcatcttctggttcaacTCAAGGGAGATTGACTTCAGTGCCTGCCTCGCCCAGTTGTACTTCGTTCACAGCTTCACAGCAATTGAGTCTGGGATATACGTGGCCATGGGTTTggatcgctacgtggccatctgccaacccctgagacattccaccatctTGACAAACCGTGTTGTGGCCATGATTGGCCTGGTTGCGGTGCTGCGTGGTGGCATGCTTGCCCTGCCCTATCCCTTGCTGGTCAGGCAGTGGCCATATTGCAAAACCAACATCATCCCCTACACACACTGTGAACACATGACTGTGGCAAAGTTGTCCTGCTCTGACATCCGCATAAGCAGTTATTATGGTCTCTTTGCGCTAATCTTTAGGGTTGGCCTTGATGTGTTTTTTATTTCCCTGTCCTATACACAGATTCTTAGAGCCATCTTCCGCCTTCCCACAAAGGAGGCCCGGCTCAAGACTTTTggaacctgcagctcccacctctgTTTAATATTAGCCTTTTATTTCCCAACTATCTTTTCCTCCATCGCAACCCGGTTTGGCAACAATTTGCCTATTCATTTCCATGTTCTTATTGCCAATATGTACCTTCTGGTGCCCCCCATGCTgaaccccatcatctatggggtAAGAACCAAACAGATCCGGGACAGGCTGCTCAACCTCTTCCTTCATAAAGGGTCTAAAGGTTTCTCctgcagttctggctctcagacaGAGGCTTGTGCAGGGGTAGCAGGTGACAAGGTGCTGGGCCCTCTTCCCTGA